The DNA window GCGCCGGATGTTTTCTTCCCGATCGATGGCGGAAAAACCGAGCCCGAAGCGCTGCGCAAACGCCTCGCCATGGTTCTCCTTGAGCATGCCGGGTCCGGCATTGAGCGCATGGCGGACGTTATCGCCATCGAGCACGGCGCTATGGATACGGCGTTCATGCAGCCGATGGTCGAGCGTGTTGGCGATCGTGCTTTTGCCCGATCCGCTAAGGCCAGTGAACCAGATCACGCAGCCCTTGTGTCCATAAAGCGCCTCGCGGCGGGAACGCGATACCTGGTGTTCGTGCCAGGTAACATTGGTGTCATTTGCCATGTGTTCGTCTCGATCCTGTCTTGTTTTCGATAAAAAACGGATTATCCGGCAACCGCCTCGATTTCGCCCAGTAACCGCTTGTAATCCGGCGAATCCGGCTCGGCATAGTTGAAATTCTTGAACAGATTGGTAACCCGCGTAAAAAACTGACGCGCGGCGGCCTTGTCGGCAAGCGAATGGTCGCGCCCGATCAGCCGGTACAGCAGGTTGAAGGTCAATTGCTGGCGTTCCATCGGCACCGAGGCGTCGACCTTGTCGAAGGCGTCCTGTTGCAGATACACCATATCCAGCAGCAATGCTTGTTGAAAAACGACATAGTCCTCGGTCGTGATGCCTTCCTCGCCGGTGACCTGCATCATCTGCTGCACGGCGTCGCCGCGCGCCAGGAGATCCTGCATGGCGCGCACCCGCTCGTTCCAGCTCGGATCCAAGTTTTGGGCATACCAGGGGGCGAGTTGTTCCAGATAGCGCGACCAGGAAATGAGCGGGTCGATGGCGGGGTAGAAACGTTTGTAGGCGCGGTCATAGGAGAGTCCGAGGAAGCATTTGACCGTGCCCAGGGTCGATTGGGTGACGGGTTCCTCGAAGTTGCCGCCGGCCGGGGAGACGCTGCCGATCATGGTCAGGCTGCCCACCGCGCCATCGGCGCCACGGATCACGCCGGAGCGTTCGTAGAGTCCGCGAATCGCCGAGTCTAGATAGGCGGGAAAAGCCTCCTCGCCGGGGATCTCCTCCAGCCGCCCGGAGGTCTCGCGCATCGCCTGTGCCCAGCGCGAGGTGGAGTCGGCCAGCAGCAGCACCTCAAAGCCCATCTGACGGTAATACTCGCCGAGCGTGATGCCGGTATAGATCGACGCCTCGCGCGAGGCGACCGGCATGGAGGAGGTGTTGCAGATGATGATGGTGCGATCCATCAGCGAGCCGCCGGTCTTGGGGTCGCGCAGTTGCGGGAACTCGGTGATGGTTTCCACCACCTCGCCAGCGCGCTCGCCGCAGGCGACCACGATGACGATGTCGACTCCCGAATGCTTGGCCAGCAGATGCTGCAACACGGTCTTGCCGGCACCAAAGGGGCCAGGAATACAGCCGGTGCCGCCGCGCGCCACCGGAAAGAAGGTGTCGATCAGACGGATGGTGGTCGTCAGCGGTTGGTCGGGATAGAGACGCTCGGCGGTGCGGGTGCGCAGCATGTGCTCGGTTAGCACCCGGCGCACCGGCCAGCGCTGGGTCAGGTCAAGCGAGGTTTCATGACCCTGACGATCGCGAATCCGCGCCACCGGAGTATCGACGGTGACGCTGCCCTCCTGAATCCAGGTCACCTCGACCTCGCCCATTTGGTCGAAGGGCACCATGATTTTGTGCGTGAACGATCCCTCCTGCACGGTCCCGAGCACCCCGCCCGCGCGCAGTCTGGCGCCGTGCTGCACGCTGGGCACGAACGACCACTTGCGGTGCATGTTCAGCGCGTCGAGGTCGATACCGCGCGGCAGAAAAACGCCATGTTGAATCGCGAGCTTTTCCAGCGGATTTTGCAGCCCGTCGTAGATCTCGCCGAGCAGTCCCGGACCCAGGACGACCGACAGCAACTCGCCGCTCTGGCGCACCGGATCGCCGATCGAAACCCCGCGGGTATCCTCGAACACCTGGATATCGGCCAGATCGCCGCGCACCCGCAGGATCTCGGATTTCAGCTCCTCGTGCCGACCATCCGGTCCGGTCCGTTCGGGCAGGATGAATGCCACCTCGTTTTTTTTCAGCGGCAGGCGCGCGCCATCCTTCCAGCCGGCCTCGATGGTCGCCAGGCTCTCTTGGATGGAGACGATGCGGGCAGGGCTGTCGGGCTGAGTCGGCATTGCAGGTTCGGATGTCATGGTCGCAGTTCCGTGATGGTGTCGAGCGCGGTCGGGGTCATTCCGGCGGCGATCAGTTCGTCAAAGCGTTCGACTGCCGCCTCGCCGCGATAACGGGTCCAGCGGGCGATCAGATCCCAGCGCATGACATAGATCACGACCGCCTCGAAATCGAAATAATGTCCGTCGCTGAGCCGTTCCAGGCGATTCCAGACGGTGCCGAGCAACAGCCGCTCCAGTCCGACAGTGTCGTCCAGGGCGAGCAGACGATTGGCCTCGGGCAGCCAGGGAAAGGCGCCTTCGAGACGAAATCCGGCTTCGTGCCAATGGCGCCGGATCTGCGCCGCCCAGCGGCCGTAACCCCAGCGGTTGTCGCTCGGCGCGGCATCGCCGCGCCGGCGGCGGCGCAGCGCCGCGACCAGGGTGCGCAATTCCAGCCGCCAGATCACCAGATCGCGCGCGAAGGGATGGGCGATGGTCGGGACGAGCCGGTTGGCCCGCGCGACGGCTTGCGTGTCGGTCTGATCGAGATCCTGCCGCGCCCAATCCTGTAGCTCGCCGAGGGTTTGCAGACACGCGAAGTCCTCCGGTTCCAGCAGGGCCAGACGTTGATTCAAGCGGATGCGCGACAGGGGCGTCTGTTTGGCGCTGAAGAGCGGCCCGTGATAGGGCAGGGCGCTCAACAGCATGGCGTAGCGATGGGCGTCGGTCACGATCCTGGGCTCCTTATTTCACGGTGCCTTCGAGGATGGCGCGAAAACGCGGTTGCAGGTGTGCGAGCAGGATGGCCGCGACCTTGTCGTCGGTGAGGTCGATGTGCACGTCCTTGTCCTTGAGCGAGAGCCGGATCCCGCGCGATTCCTGATGGTCGACCGCGAAGGTGACGCCGGCGGACAAAATGTTGCCGGCCAGCGACAGCACGAAATGCGAGAGCGAGCCTTCGCGCAGTTCCAGCGGGTCGCGCCGCAGTTCCTCCGGACTGATCAGCGCCTTCGGAAGTTGGACCTCGACCGCCTGTCCGGCGTCGAGCCCGGCCTCGGCGCGACCTTTCGCGGCGACTTCCAGGATCAGGCGTTCGAGAAAGGCATCCTGTTCCATTTTGGCGGCGATCAGCCGCTTGACCTCGTCGCTGAAACGATCCGAGAGTTCCGCCTTCAGACGCAGCACGGTGTCGCGCATGGCGATCCGCAGCGCCTCTTCGCCGCCCTTTCTGAGCGTCTCCGCCTGCTGGCTCGCGATCTCGACGATCTGTTGCGCGCGCGCCTCGGCCTCGCGCACGATCCGCGCCGCCTGACGTTGCGCCTCGGCCTCGATGCGCTCCGCTTCCGAGCGCCCGACCAGAACGCCTTCGTCGCGCAGCCGTTCGATCAAGGTCTCGACGCCCGAGGACGCTAGATCCTGGGTCGCTTTTCGGTCCGGTGTCGCCATCATGTCTGCTCCCCTGTCCGGTCAGCCTGGAATATTGCCGGCCAGCACCAGCGCGAAGACGAAGGCGAAGACCGCGAAGCCCTCGACGATGGCTGCCGGTGCTAGCGACAGACCGAAGATCTCGGGCTTGGTCTTGCTGGCATGGATGGCCGAGGCGCACGCCTGACCCTGGCGGATCGCCGAGAACATCAGCGCCAGACCGCAGAGGATGCCGATCCCGAACAGCGCGGGCGCGTTCTCCGGGGTCACGTCGCGTTGCAGGGTAAACATGACGACGATGCCATAGATGACCTGCGAGGAGGGCATCACCGAGACGCCGATGTAACGTCCATAGCCCGAATCGGTATCGACCATGGCCCCGATCGCCGCCTGTCCGGCCACCGCGCAGCCGACGATGCTGCCGATGGCCGCCAGGGCCATGGCGCCGTAGAGCCCCGCCCAACCCAGGGCAATCACGAACTCGTTCATTCGTTTAACTCCGCTTTTTTGAAAGGCTTGAAGGGATAACCCTCGCCGGCGAGGGCCCAGTTATAGAATTCGATGAAATTCAGCCGCAGACCGTGCACCACGCCGCTCATCAGACTGAGCACCAGATTGAGCGCGTGTCCGACCAGCAGAATGAGCAGCGCGAGAAAGAGCCCCAGTCCGGGCAGGTCCGCCGCCACCTGTCGCGCCAGATCGTTGAAGGTGATGGCGAGCGAGGCCGAGGCCAGACCCAGCGCGAAGAGGCGCAGATAGGACAGGACATCGCCGAAGACCTGCGTG is part of the Thiocystis violascens DSM 198 genome and encodes:
- a CDS encoding V-type ATP synthase subunit A, encoding MTSEPAMPTQPDSPARIVSIQESLATIEAGWKDGARLPLKKNEVAFILPERTGPDGRHEELKSEILRVRGDLADIQVFEDTRGVSIGDPVRQSGELLSVVLGPGLLGEIYDGLQNPLEKLAIQHGVFLPRGIDLDALNMHRKWSFVPSVQHGARLRAGGVLGTVQEGSFTHKIMVPFDQMGEVEVTWIQEGSVTVDTPVARIRDRQGHETSLDLTQRWPVRRVLTEHMLRTRTAERLYPDQPLTTTIRLIDTFFPVARGGTGCIPGPFGAGKTVLQHLLAKHSGVDIVIVVACGERAGEVVETITEFPQLRDPKTGGSLMDRTIIICNTSSMPVASREASIYTGITLGEYYRQMGFEVLLLADSTSRWAQAMRETSGRLEEIPGEEAFPAYLDSAIRGLYERSGVIRGADGAVGSLTMIGSVSPAGGNFEEPVTQSTLGTVKCFLGLSYDRAYKRFYPAIDPLISWSRYLEQLAPWYAQNLDPSWNERVRAMQDLLARGDAVQQMMQVTGEEGITTEDYVVFQQALLLDMVYLQQDAFDKVDASVPMERQQLTFNLLYRLIGRDHSLADKAAARQFFTRVTNLFKNFNYAEPDSPDYKRLLGEIEAVAG
- a CDS encoding DUF2764 family protein, which produces MTDAHRYAMLLSALPYHGPLFSAKQTPLSRIRLNQRLALLEPEDFACLQTLGELQDWARQDLDQTDTQAVARANRLVPTIAHPFARDLVIWRLELRTLVAALRRRRRGDAAPSDNRWGYGRWAAQIRRHWHEAGFRLEGAFPWLPEANRLLALDDTVGLERLLLGTVWNRLERLSDGHYFDFEAVVIYVMRWDLIARWTRYRGEAAVERFDELIAAGMTPTALDTITELRP
- a CDS encoding ATP synthase subunit C, whose translation is MNEFVIALGWAGLYGAMALAAIGSIVGCAVAGQAAIGAMVDTDSGYGRYIGVSVMPSSQVIYGIVVMFTLQRDVTPENAPALFGIGILCGLALMFSAIRQGQACASAIHASKTKPEIFGLSLAPAAIVEGFAVFAFVFALVLAGNIPG